The Tubulanus polymorphus chromosome 6, tnTubPoly1.2, whole genome shotgun sequence genome includes a region encoding these proteins:
- the LOC141907387 gene encoding cilia- and flagella-associated protein 68-like — translation MSQFEYEKDPPFREMVRASGQAEVWTHTHDELKFTQFGWRSTTKDTAYGTPTLIGNWNEKRFDIGELKKSKRLPSQYDHYFETTYKNSYNLGPHQVPEELKHLKARHPHAHPAHQPELDSKELKSIYNSFETTQRASYMHPTVRKTPLSK, via the exons ATGAGTCAGTTCGAATACGAAAAAGACCCTCCGTTTCGAGAGATGGTTCGGGCATCGGGACAGGCTGAGGTTTGGACTCATACTCACGACGAACTGAAATTCACGCAGTTCGGCTGGCGAAGTACAACGAAGGATACCGCCTACGGAACTCCGACTTTGATCGGGAATTGGAACGAAAAACGATTCGATATAGGAGAATTGAAAAAGAGCAAGAGATTGCCGTCACAG TACGACCATTATTTCGAAACAACTTACAAAAATAGCTACAATCTTGGACCGCACCAAGTTCCAGAGGAGTTAAAGCACCTTAAAG CTCGCCATCCGCATGCACATCCGGCTCACCAACCAGAATTAGACAGCAAAGAACTGAAAAGCATTTATAACAGTTTCGAAACCACTCAACGTGCATCGTACATGCATCCAACGGTCAGAAAAACTCCGTTGAGTAAATGA